From the genome of Flavobacterium luteolum, one region includes:
- a CDS encoding urea transporter, giving the protein MKKIKSIVETVLKGIGQIMLQESAWTGLLFLIAISYDSVLMGVAALLSSIIGTATAKICNFSDENIKAGLYGFNATLVGVGLVFFFETSPLIWFLLVLGSILSTLLMEFSIRKKIPFFTFPFIVITVIAVLSIQHFGLATGRVSVVKGEMPELEDFAVAAHAYSEVIFQGTIAAGLLFFIGVFLNNPTAALYGFLAAVIAAAIAHFDQDSVKLIEDGMFSFNAVLCGIACSGTKPRDGLYVLLSVVIATYFDIFMMHNGWITLTFPFVLSMWVIVFLKKIVGRFENKTAIVEEN; this is encoded by the coding sequence AAACAGTGCTTAAGGGCATTGGACAAATCATGCTTCAAGAAAGTGCTTGGACAGGATTATTATTTTTAATTGCGATATCTTATGATTCTGTCCTTATGGGAGTTGCAGCTTTGCTAAGTTCTATAATCGGTACTGCGACAGCAAAAATTTGCAATTTCAGTGACGAAAATATAAAGGCAGGTTTATACGGATTTAATGCAACGTTAGTCGGAGTAGGATTAGTTTTCTTCTTTGAAACAAGTCCGTTAATATGGTTTTTACTTGTTTTAGGATCTATACTAAGCACATTGCTAATGGAATTTTCCATTCGTAAAAAGATTCCCTTTTTCACCTTTCCTTTTATTGTTATTACAGTAATTGCTGTTTTGAGTATCCAACATTTTGGATTAGCAACAGGAAGAGTGTCTGTAGTAAAAGGAGAGATGCCTGAACTTGAAGATTTTGCAGTAGCAGCGCATGCTTATAGTGAGGTGATTTTTCAGGGAACTATTGCTGCAGGTTTGCTGTTTTTTATAGGGGTTTTTCTCAATAATCCCACAGCAGCTTTATACGGATTTCTAGCAGCTGTAATTGCAGCGGCAATTGCACATTTTGATCAGGATTCTGTAAAATTAATAGAAGATGGAATGTTTAGTTTCAACGCTGTCTTATGCGGAATTGCATGCAGCGGAACAAAGCCAAGAGATGGATTATATGTATTGCTATCAGTAGTAATAGCAACATACTTTGATATTTTTATGATGCATAACGGATGGATTACACTTACGTTTCCATTTGTTTTATCGATGTGGGTAATTGTATTCCTAAAAAAAATAGTAGGTCGTTTTGAAAATAAAACGGCAATTGTAGAAGAAAATTAA